One region of Cobetia sp. cqz5-12 genomic DNA includes:
- a CDS encoding Bug family tripartite tricarboxylate transporter substrate binding protein, with the protein MHATSSARPPFSRRKQSRQRTGALPAALLLSIGLLAPLSANAAQEVQNEQTDFAPQGKTECIAPAKPGGGWDFTCRSVARLLDEQNLIPAGMQTLNVPGASGGVAFAHVKSKRHDDEQVIVAASSATTTRLGQHAYQDGKVDDVRWLMTLGADYGVIAVAEDSPYHSLNELLAAMQEDPKAVRFAGGDVAGGFDHLKVLMAAREAGIDNLRALPYLAYDSGSVAITQVMGGHLEAFTGDMTEARGFVESGHLRLLAVFSEERLPGQYSDIPTAREQGIDVVAPNWRGFYLPGGASDAAFDWWEQTLNRMAEAPEWQQVMQDNGLMPFHKSGKALDRFITQQVSDVEQLSQELGLQ; encoded by the coding sequence ATGCACGCTACATCCTCAGCCCGCCCCCCCTTCTCACGCCGCAAGCAATCTCGACAGCGTACTGGCGCCTTGCCCGCTGCCCTGCTGCTCAGCATTGGCCTGCTGGCGCCCTTGAGCGCCAACGCCGCCCAAGAGGTGCAGAACGAACAGACCGACTTCGCCCCGCAGGGCAAGACGGAGTGCATCGCACCCGCCAAGCCCGGCGGTGGCTGGGATTTCACCTGTCGCAGCGTGGCCCGTCTGCTGGATGAGCAGAACCTCATTCCCGCCGGCATGCAGACGCTGAACGTGCCCGGTGCCAGCGGTGGCGTCGCCTTCGCACATGTGAAGTCCAAGCGCCATGACGATGAGCAGGTCATCGTCGCTGCCTCGAGTGCGACCACCACCCGCCTGGGCCAGCATGCCTATCAGGACGGCAAGGTCGACGACGTACGTTGGCTGATGACCCTCGGCGCCGACTACGGCGTGATTGCCGTGGCCGAGGACTCGCCCTATCACTCGCTGAACGAGCTGCTGGCCGCCATGCAGGAAGACCCCAAGGCGGTGCGCTTCGCCGGTGGCGATGTCGCGGGTGGCTTCGATCACCTCAAGGTGCTGATGGCGGCGCGTGAAGCGGGCATCGACAATCTGCGCGCCCTGCCGTACCTCGCCTACGACTCAGGCTCCGTCGCCATCACCCAGGTGATGGGTGGCCACCTGGAGGCCTTCACCGGCGACATGACCGAGGCCCGCGGCTTCGTCGAATCCGGCCATCTGCGCCTGCTGGCAGTGTTCAGTGAAGAGCGTCTGCCCGGCCAGTACAGCGACATTCCCACCGCGCGTGAGCAGGGGATCGATGTGGTCGCACCCAACTGGCGCGGCTTCTACCTGCCGGGCGGCGCATCGGATGCCGCCTTCGACTGGTGGGAGCAGACCCTCAACCGCATGGCCGAGGCGCCCGAGTGGCAGCAGGTGATGCAGGACAACGGCCTGATGCCGTTCCACAAGTCCGGCAAGGCGTTGGATCGCTTCATCACCCAGCAGGTCAGCGATGTGGAGCAGCTGTCGCAGGAGCTGGGCCTGCAATAA
- a CDS encoding helix-turn-helix domain-containing protein, translated as MANQRVEAVERALTLLEAFTPATPRLTLNELAQASGFYKSTILRLMGSLEHFGYVARDSHGIYSIGAALGRFAQLAPALPAREAQLRGWLAALNAASGETASLMLVEHGPQAEARPVEGVTRPRQAMCQYAHVSQWPLRHQLEEGELVDEALSALLQQCVDSGEIETGEAAGLSVAALAVSVAQHHDEGLAPAEVIVLSGPTARLTPAQAHHLLTQWQQGD; from the coding sequence ATGGCCAATCAACGTGTGGAAGCGGTCGAGCGTGCGTTGACGCTGCTGGAAGCCTTTACCCCCGCGACGCCTCGCCTGACGCTCAATGAGCTGGCGCAGGCCAGTGGTTTCTACAAGAGCACGATCCTGCGGCTGATGGGTTCGCTTGAGCACTTCGGCTATGTGGCGCGTGACAGCCACGGCATCTATTCCATCGGCGCGGCGCTGGGGCGTTTTGCCCAACTGGCACCGGCGTTGCCGGCCCGCGAGGCTCAGCTGCGCGGCTGGTTGGCGGCGCTGAATGCTGCCAGTGGCGAGACGGCCAGCCTGATGCTGGTCGAGCATGGCCCCCAGGCCGAGGCGCGACCGGTGGAGGGCGTGACACGCCCGCGTCAGGCGATGTGCCAGTACGCGCATGTCAGCCAGTGGCCGCTGCGTCATCAGCTGGAGGAAGGCGAGCTGGTCGATGAGGCGCTGTCCGCCTTGCTGCAGCAGTGTGTCGACAGTGGCGAGATCGAGACCGGCGAAGCCGCCGGCCTGTCGGTAGCCGCGCTGGCGGTCAGCGTCGCCCAGCATCACGACGAGGGGCTGGCACCGGCGGAAGTCATCGTGCTCAGTGGCCCGACGGCGCGCCTGACGCCTGCCCAGGCCCACCACCTGCTCACGCAGTGGCAGCAGGGCGACTGA
- a CDS encoding AraC family transcriptional regulator: MAASEMRLIPLSNLREHHDHSYHQLVIGLDGLAEFEIEGQGGEIRPLTGCIVPADHVHYYAGIGENRQLILDLPDDAPYLTGHHRELKRLFERPRFFTLDTRLRGYLEFMLAEVNDYQQAPGDLLAATFLACLNTRIEEPMSALSTSGRQLDLVALNRFIDANLGQRLSVADLARQSHLSEQHFSERFRVLTGLSPYQYLLRRRLEEARHLLGTSELSLSQIADRCGFANQSALSHAFRKHLGFPPSALRKS; encoded by the coding sequence ATGGCCGCCAGCGAGATGCGCCTGATCCCGCTCTCTAACCTGCGTGAGCACCATGATCACAGCTATCACCAATTGGTGATCGGCCTCGATGGCCTGGCCGAATTCGAGATCGAGGGCCAGGGCGGCGAGATTCGCCCGCTGACCGGCTGCATCGTGCCGGCCGATCATGTCCATTACTACGCGGGCATCGGCGAGAACCGCCAGCTGATTCTCGACCTGCCCGATGATGCGCCCTACCTGACCGGCCATCACCGCGAGCTCAAGCGTCTGTTCGAACGTCCGCGCTTCTTCACGCTGGACACTCGCCTGCGCGGCTATCTCGAATTCATGCTCGCGGAAGTCAACGATTACCAGCAGGCACCGGGTGATCTGCTCGCCGCCACCTTCCTCGCCTGCCTGAACACCCGCATCGAAGAGCCGATGAGCGCGCTGAGCACCAGTGGCCGTCAGCTGGATCTGGTCGCGCTCAACCGCTTCATCGACGCCAATCTCGGCCAGCGCCTGAGCGTGGCGGATCTTGCCCGCCAGTCGCATCTCTCCGAGCAGCATTTCAGCGAGCGCTTCCGCGTCCTGACCGGCCTTTCGCCCTATCAGTATCTGCTGCGCCGTCGGCTGGAAGAGGCACGCCATCTGCTGGGCACCAGCGAGCTTTCCCTGTCCCAGATCGCGGATCGCTGCGGCTTTGCCAACCAGAGCGCCCTTTCCCACGCCTTCCGCAAGCATCTCGGCTTCCCGCCTTCGGCACTGCGCAAGTCCTGA
- a CDS encoding tripartite tricarboxylate transporter TctB family protein has translation MNDRIFGLLMLTLAVAYGWGAQQFPEPFGGAESIGPETFPTVLSIVLALSSLYLIMRPDPDQQWPWSRTGAEMVLAIVILCLYTALLEPLGFTVTTTLAVGTLCWRMGSKPVRAYVTGLIGGIVVFALFNFVLELPLPLGILEVA, from the coding sequence ATGAATGACCGCATCTTTGGTCTGCTGATGCTCACCCTGGCCGTCGCGTACGGCTGGGGTGCCCAGCAGTTCCCCGAACCCTTCGGCGGGGCCGAGTCCATCGGGCCCGAAACCTTCCCCACGGTACTCTCGATCGTGCTGGCGCTGAGCAGCCTGTATCTGATCATGCGCCCCGACCCGGACCAGCAATGGCCGTGGAGCCGCACCGGCGCCGAGATGGTGCTGGCCATCGTCATCCTGTGCCTCTATACCGCACTGCTTGAGCCGCTGGGCTTCACCGTCACGACCACCCTCGCTGTCGGCACCCTGTGCTGGCGCATGGGCTCCAAGCCGGTTCGCGCTTACGTGACAGGCCTGATCGGCGGCATCGTCGTCTTCGCCCTGTTCAACTTCGTGCTTGAGCTACCACTGCCGCTGGGCATCCTGGAGGTGGCGTAA
- a CDS encoding tripartite tricarboxylate transporter permease — MESLGFLMQGFGIALQPENLMFAVLGAFLGTLIGALPGLGPANGVAILIPLAFTLGLSPETSLILLTSVYAGAMYGGRISSILLNIPGDEPAMMTCLDGYPMAQKGKAAEAMAISAIASFIGSLIATIGLIVMAPWLASFALTFGPAEYFALFVLAFATLGGITGKNPVKTIMAAAIGLMIATVGIDASTGTQRYTFDVLELFEGIDFIIAIVGLFAISELLFFIEQHAGEGKPMIAMNKMTLKLKDIVAILPTSFRGGVLGFISGVLPGAGASLGSFISYTLEKKVVGKKGNFGEGDPRGVAAPEAGNNGAASGALVPMLTLGVPGSGTTAVLLAMLISLNITPGPLMFTQHGDIVWGVIAALLIGNVILLLMNIPMVGIFVKLLSVPPKYLLPVVTMVAFVGIYSISHSTFDLYFMVAFGVAGYFLRKLDIPLVPVILGMLLGPEMEKNLRHAMQLSDGDWTILIGSPLAVTLWCIAIAGLLLPVIVGPILRRRMSAAKAATDA, encoded by the coding sequence ATGGAAAGTCTTGGCTTCTTGATGCAGGGCTTCGGCATCGCCCTGCAGCCAGAGAATCTGATGTTCGCCGTGCTGGGGGCCTTCCTGGGCACCCTGATCGGCGCGCTGCCGGGCCTGGGCCCGGCCAATGGTGTGGCCATCCTGATTCCGCTGGCCTTCACCCTGGGCCTGAGCCCGGAAACCTCGCTGATCCTGCTGACCTCGGTCTACGCCGGCGCCATGTACGGCGGGCGCATCTCCTCGATCCTGCTCAACATCCCGGGCGATGAGCCGGCGATGATGACCTGTCTCGATGGCTATCCGATGGCCCAGAAAGGCAAGGCCGCCGAAGCGATGGCCATCTCGGCGATCGCCTCCTTCATCGGCAGCCTGATCGCCACCATCGGCCTGATCGTGATGGCGCCGTGGCTGGCCAGCTTCGCGCTGACCTTCGGTCCGGCGGAATACTTCGCGCTGTTCGTGCTGGCCTTCGCGACCCTGGGCGGCATCACCGGCAAGAATCCGGTCAAGACCATCATGGCAGCCGCCATCGGCCTGATGATCGCCACGGTCGGCATCGATGCCTCTACCGGCACCCAGCGCTACACCTTCGATGTGCTGGAGCTGTTCGAGGGCATCGACTTCATCATCGCCATCGTCGGTCTGTTCGCCATCTCGGAGCTGCTGTTCTTCATCGAGCAGCATGCCGGTGAAGGCAAGCCGATGATCGCCATGAACAAGATGACCCTGAAGCTGAAGGATATCGTCGCCATCCTACCGACCTCCTTCCGCGGTGGCGTGCTGGGCTTCATTTCCGGCGTACTGCCGGGTGCCGGTGCGTCGCTGGGCAGCTTCATCAGCTATACCCTGGAGAAGAAGGTCGTCGGCAAGAAGGGCAACTTCGGTGAAGGTGACCCGCGCGGCGTGGCCGCCCCGGAAGCCGGCAACAACGGTGCCGCCTCTGGCGCGCTGGTGCCGATGCTGACGCTGGGCGTGCCGGGCTCCGGTACCACGGCGGTACTGCTGGCGATGCTGATCTCGCTCAACATCACCCCGGGCCCGCTGATGTTCACCCAGCACGGCGACATCGTGTGGGGCGTGATCGCGGCGCTGCTGATCGGTAACGTCATCCTGCTGCTGATGAACATCCCGATGGTCGGCATCTTCGTCAAGCTGCTGTCCGTGCCGCCCAAGTACCTGCTGCCGGTGGTGACCATGGTCGCCTTCGTGGGCATCTACTCCATCAGCCACTCGACCTTCGACCTGTACTTCATGGTCGCCTTCGGGGTCGCCGGCTACTTCCTGCGCAAGCTGGATATCCCGCTGGTGCCTGTCATTCTCGGCATGCTGCTGGGGCCGGAGATGGAGAAGAACCTGCGTCACGCCATGCAGCTGTCCGACGGCGACTGGACCATCCTGATCGGCAGCCCGCTAGCCGTGACCCTGTGGTGCATCGCCATCGCCGGTCTGCTGCTGCCGGTGATCGTCGGCCCCATCCTGCGTCGCCGCATGAGTGCCGCCAAGGCTGCCACTGACGCCTGA
- a CDS encoding Bug family tripartite tricarboxylate transporter substrate binding protein — protein sequence MTLKLLTAAVVTAMSAQAFAFEPKGKVDCIAPADPGGGWDFTCRSVGKILSELDFVPGNVQTINMAGAGGGVAFAHTVSKRAGDEQLLVAASTATTTRLAQGQFPGMNQDQVEWIGALGADYGAIAVSKDSPYNTLSEVMDALKKDPKSVKFAGGSAAGGWDHLKVLIAAQAADVENLPKVSYLSYNNGGEAITQVVGGHVQAFTGDISEIQGFMESGDLKVLAVLSEERLPGKLADVPTAREQGIDAVAPNWRGFYIPAGVSDDAEQYWTTTLDSVYESEEWKDVMTKSGLMPFHKSGAEFDAFVKAQIKDIQTLSKDIGLIR from the coding sequence ATGACACTCAAACTCCTGACAGCTGCGGTGGTCACCGCCATGTCCGCCCAGGCCTTCGCCTTCGAACCGAAAGGCAAGGTTGACTGCATCGCCCCGGCTGACCCGGGCGGCGGTTGGGACTTCACCTGCCGCAGCGTCGGCAAGATCCTGTCTGAACTCGATTTCGTGCCGGGCAACGTGCAGACCATCAACATGGCCGGTGCCGGTGGCGGCGTCGCCTTCGCGCACACCGTCTCCAAGCGCGCCGGTGACGAACAGCTGCTGGTGGCCGCCTCCACCGCGACCACCACCCGTCTGGCCCAGGGCCAGTTCCCGGGCATGAATCAGGACCAGGTCGAGTGGATCGGCGCACTGGGCGCGGACTACGGCGCCATCGCCGTCTCCAAGGATTCGCCGTACAACACCTTGAGCGAGGTGATGGACGCGCTGAAGAAAGACCCGAAATCCGTCAAGTTCGCCGGCGGCAGTGCCGCAGGTGGCTGGGATCACCTCAAGGTGCTGATCGCCGCCCAGGCAGCCGATGTCGAGAACCTGCCCAAGGTCTCCTACCTGTCCTACAACAACGGCGGCGAAGCCATCACCCAGGTCGTCGGCGGCCACGTGCAGGCCTTCACCGGTGATATCTCCGAGATTCAGGGCTTCATGGAATCCGGCGACCTGAAGGTGCTGGCCGTGCTCTCAGAAGAGCGCCTGCCGGGCAAGCTGGCTGACGTGCCGACCGCTCGCGAACAGGGCATCGATGCCGTCGCCCCCAACTGGCGCGGCTTCTACATCCCGGCCGGCGTCAGCGACGATGCCGAGCAGTACTGGACCACCACGCTGGACAGCGTCTATGAAAGCGAAGAATGGAAAGACGTGATGACCAAGAGCGGCCTGATGCCGTTCCACAAATCGGGTGCCGAGTTTGATGCCTTCGTGAAGGCGCAGATCAAGGACATCCAGACGCTCTCCAAGGACATTGGGCTGATTCGCTGA
- a CDS encoding adenosine deaminase translates to MHDFLARLPKVELHLHIEGSLTPALMFELAAEQGITLPYATLEEVEAAYDFADLPAFLALYYQGMGVLNDESHFYRLAQDYFRRASADGVKHLELFFDPQAHLARGVSLETQFAGLERACREAVKEFDITSALVPSFLRCHSAESARELFEALIPFESRFVGVGLDSAEIGNPPEKFTEVFTLAGERGWHRVAHAGEEGPAAYIRTALEVLGVERIDHGVRCLEDAALVAELAERRIPLTVCPLSNVALKVVERMDDHPLPKLIEAGLNITLNSDDPAYFGGGMLDNFIAVQQALDLSERQWLTLCRNAIDAAFPQRAEGLGMSDARRGVLLAQLDSCAA, encoded by the coding sequence ATGCACGACTTTCTCGCCCGCCTGCCCAAGGTGGAGCTGCACCTGCACATCGAGGGCTCGCTGACGCCGGCCTTGATGTTCGAGCTGGCGGCGGAGCAGGGCATCACATTGCCCTACGCCACCCTGGAGGAGGTCGAGGCGGCCTATGACTTCGCGGACCTGCCCGCCTTCCTCGCGCTCTATTACCAGGGCATGGGCGTCTTGAATGACGAGTCACATTTCTACCGCCTGGCGCAGGACTACTTCCGCCGTGCGAGCGCCGATGGCGTCAAGCATCTGGAGCTGTTCTTCGATCCGCAGGCGCATCTGGCGCGTGGCGTGAGTCTGGAAACCCAGTTCGCGGGGCTGGAGCGCGCCTGTCGTGAGGCGGTGAAGGAATTCGACATCACCTCGGCCCTGGTGCCGAGCTTCCTGCGCTGTCATTCCGCGGAATCTGCTCGCGAGCTGTTCGAGGCGCTGATTCCCTTCGAGTCGCGCTTCGTGGGCGTCGGCCTGGACAGCGCCGAGATCGGCAATCCGCCGGAGAAATTCACTGAGGTCTTCACGCTTGCAGGAGAGCGTGGCTGGCACCGTGTCGCGCACGCAGGCGAAGAGGGGCCGGCTGCGTACATTCGCACGGCGCTTGAGGTGCTGGGCGTGGAGCGTATCGACCACGGTGTGCGCTGCCTGGAAGATGCCGCCCTGGTCGCGGAGCTGGCTGAGCGGCGTATCCCGCTGACGGTGTGCCCGCTCTCCAATGTCGCGCTCAAGGTGGTGGAGCGCATGGACGACCACCCGCTGCCGAAGCTGATCGAGGCGGGCCTCAACATCACTCTCAACTCGGATGACCCTGCCTATTTCGGCGGCGGCATGCTCGACAACTTCATCGCCGTGCAGCAGGCGCTGGATCTCAGCGAGAGGCAGTGGCTCACCCTGTGCCGCAACGCCATCGACGCCGCCTTCCCGCAGCGCGCCGAAGGCCTCGGCATGAGTGACGCCCGCCGTGGCGTGCTGCTGGCGCAACTCGATAGCTGCGCAGCCTGA
- a CDS encoding MFS transporter, whose amino-acid sequence MAKVLGSVWALLLGIVLIMLGNGMHFTLIGLRGGIEGFSSAELAIVTSGYFVGFLSGARYTPVLIQRVGHVRVFAALGSFISAALIALPLLTEPWAWTLLRLLIGFCMSGIYVTAESWLNAAASNETRGKVLSAYMMAQTLGIIGAQGLLTLGDAATPVLFICASILVSISFGPILLSAAVAPAVEVSRAMSFSKLFKASPLGAIGIFLLGSVYATQSGMGAVFGTQVGLSGSHIALFIAMLFAGALVLQTPIGWLSDRMDRRVLICGLSAAGAGSCLFGWMAGDALWPLIASAFFAGGVTTPLYALLLAFTNDSLSAEEMPGASGGLVFAFGLGAIVGPLAAGGAMEVMDPYAFWLVLATTFVAISLYALYQITQREMVPVEETDSYLNILPTASPMAVEVAVEWAHEHAEDEQLAAEAAEAAAQEEAFEVALEEAFEEALEEALEEAFEANVAPLEEAELVASDHEYVAEPLLEADADTEIAFETERLSELLPEVGMGQGTEPATATKPCSETGSETDSGAETGSDSESHVERDQATPYQFDPDHQPPKGPWPSMP is encoded by the coding sequence ATGGCCAAGGTGTTGGGCAGCGTGTGGGCGTTGTTGCTGGGTATCGTGCTGATCATGCTCGGCAATGGCATGCACTTCACGCTGATCGGTCTGCGCGGCGGCATCGAGGGCTTCTCCTCGGCGGAGCTGGCGATCGTCACCTCAGGCTACTTCGTGGGCTTTCTCTCCGGTGCGCGCTATACACCGGTGCTGATCCAGCGGGTCGGGCATGTACGGGTGTTCGCGGCGCTGGGCAGCTTCATCTCGGCGGCCTTGATCGCCTTGCCACTGCTGACCGAGCCCTGGGCCTGGACCCTGCTGCGCTTGCTGATCGGCTTCTGCATGTCGGGCATCTATGTCACGGCGGAAAGCTGGCTGAATGCGGCTGCCAGCAACGAGACGCGCGGCAAGGTGCTATCGGCCTACATGATGGCGCAGACGCTGGGCATCATCGGTGCTCAGGGCCTGTTGACACTGGGCGATGCCGCGACGCCGGTGCTGTTCATCTGTGCCTCCATTCTGGTATCGATCTCCTTCGGGCCAATTCTGCTGTCGGCGGCCGTGGCACCGGCGGTCGAGGTGTCGCGGGCCATGTCGTTTTCGAAACTGTTCAAGGCCTCTCCGCTGGGCGCCATCGGCATCTTCCTGCTTGGCAGTGTCTATGCGACCCAGTCGGGGATGGGCGCGGTATTCGGCACCCAGGTGGGCCTGTCGGGCTCACATATCGCCCTGTTCATCGCCATGCTGTTCGCCGGTGCACTGGTGTTGCAGACCCCGATCGGCTGGCTGTCGGACCGCATGGACCGCCGCGTGCTCATCTGCGGCCTGTCCGCCGCCGGGGCAGGTTCGTGTCTGTTCGGCTGGATGGCGGGCGATGCGCTGTGGCCGTTGATCGCCTCGGCCTTCTTTGCCGGTGGCGTGACCACACCGCTGTATGCGTTGCTGCTGGCCTTCACCAATGATTCGCTGTCGGCCGAGGAGATGCCGGGTGCCTCAGGCGGGCTGGTGTTCGCCTTCGGGCTGGGCGCCATCGTCGGGCCGCTGGCGGCAGGTGGCGCGATGGAGGTGATGGACCCCTACGCCTTCTGGCTGGTGCTGGCGACCACCTTCGTGGCCATCTCGCTGTATGCGCTCTATCAGATCACCCAGCGCGAGATGGTGCCGGTCGAGGAGACCGACAGTTACCTCAACATCCTGCCGACGGCATCACCGATGGCGGTCGAGGTGGCGGTGGAGTGGGCGCATGAGCACGCCGAGGATGAGCAGCTGGCTGCCGAGGCAGCCGAGGCGGCGGCTCAGGAAGAAGCCTTCGAGGTCGCGCTGGAAGAAGCCTTCGAGGAGGCCCTGGAAGAGGCGCTGGAGGAGGCATTCGAGGCCAACGTCGCACCGCTGGAGGAGGCGGAGCTGGTGGCGTCGGACCACGAGTACGTAGCAGAGCCGCTGCTCGAGGCTGACGCAGATACGGAAATCGCGTTCGAGACGGAGCGGTTATCCGAGCTGTTGCCGGAAGTGGGAATGGGTCAGGGGACAGAGCCGGCAACAGCAACCAAGCCTTGCTCTGAGACAGGTTCTGAGACAGATTCCGGCGCTGAGACAGGCTCGGACTCGGAGTCGCATGTAGAGCGCGATCAGGCAACGCCCTATCAGTTCGACCCCGACCATCAGCCGCCCAAGGGGCCGTGGCCCTCCATGCCCTGA